The region CAGCAAATCCTTTTCCAGCTTCACCAGCAGTTGCTGCTTCAACAGCTGCATTTAGTGATAGAATATTTGTTTGGAATGCAATTTGATCAATAACAGAGATAGCTTCATTGATATTAATTACTGTTTCATTTATCTCATCCATAGCTTTAACTGTATCGTTTGCAAGATTTTTACCTGTGATTGCAGAATCTTTAGTTTCATTAGAGATATTTTGCATCTCTTGAGCTTTTACACTTGTATGTTGAATATTACCTGTGATCTCATCAATTGAAGCGGCAGTTTCTTCTAAAGAAGCAGCTTGTGACGTTGCATTTTTACTTAATGTTTGAACATTTTGTGTTAACTCATCAGAACTTTTTTGAAGATTTATACCATCTCTTTGACTATCTTGTAACATTTGAGTCATCATGTTATTCATCTCAATTAATTCTTGACCAATTTTTCCTGATGTTTCTTTGTTTAGTTTAGCAGTAAAGTCTCTTTGTGTATATTTACTTAATACATCACTAATTTTATTGATATCTTTTCCTACTAAAGATTCTAAGTTTTCAAGCATATCATTTAAAAGTTTTTTTAATTCATTTAATGAATCAGTAGATGTATTTTCCATAATTCTTTTATCTAAATAACCTTTACTCACATTATTTACAACATTTTTTACATTTTCAATAAGATGGTTATCTTCATCAATACTTTTTGATATTTTTATAATATTATCATTGATGTTTTTTGCCATTTGTCCAAATTCATCATTTGAGATTAAATCAATTTGTTTTGTTGTAGAGGCTTCTTTATTTAAATATAAAAAGAATGATTTAAGACCATCTGTTATAACTGTAAGGTTTGATTTAAGTTGCTTAACACTTATAAAAATCGTAATTCCTACAATTAAAATACCAAGAATTGCAGCTATAATTGAAAAGTTTCTAATGAAATTTGCAAGTGATAAATATTCATCAACAGGTGCATTGATAAATATAGACCAGTTAACATCTGCTTTACTAATTTTAAATGGTTTAACATAGTTATATGTTTCTAATCCTGTAGTATATGATTTTTTTACAAAAGTATAATCTTTTGACTTTTTAACACTCTCTAAAGCATTCTTATACTCTTTATCATTTTTAGTTACTTCTGATACTTTCTTAGAAATTAACTTTTTGTCAGGGTGTCCAACAATAGTTCCATAATTATCTACAATAAAAGCATATCCATTATCATAAACTTTAATAGATTTTGCAAGTTCTCCAAATGTATCTAATGCAATTTCAGCACCAATTACACCAGCATACTTTCCATCTTTATATAATGGTATAGCAACAGTATTCATTAGTGTATCAACTCCTGCTA is a window of Halarcobacter sp. DNA encoding:
- a CDS encoding methyl-accepting chemotaxis protein; its protein translation is MKSSSFGNKLLVRILGATTIVFIVTIFFISKYSYETAQSGAQAYVKEMANSYATRIQGNLDLSVTVVKTLWSKYQEAINHEKKLDEKETIALLTSILKDNDQILGLWWSMRDGTLLFNKKTENNTNPDSWYDKAGVFSPYVTRSKDGIIIQTGAEYNEENGWIKGPKEANKEFITAPYVYPIAGVDTLMNTVAIPLYKDGKYAGVIGAEIALDTFGELAKSIKVYDNGYAFIVDNYGTIVGHPDKKLISKKVSEVTKNDKEYKNALESVKKSKDYTFVKKSYTTGLETYNYVKPFKISKADVNWSIFINAPVDEYLSLANFIRNFSIIAAILGILIVGITIFISVKQLKSNLTVITDGLKSFFLYLNKEASTTKQIDLISNDEFGQMAKNINDNIIKISKSIDEDNHLIENVKNVVNNVSKGYLDKRIMENTSTDSLNELKKLLNDMLENLESLVGKDINKISDVLSKYTQRDFTAKLNKETSGKIGQELIEMNNMMTQMLQDSQRDGINLQKSSDELTQNVQTLSKNATSQAASLEETAASIDEITGNIQHTSVKAQEMQNISNETKDSAITGKNLANDTVKAMDEINETVININEAISVIDQIAFQTNILSLNAAVEAATAGEAGKGFAVVAQEVRNLAARSAEAAKEIKDLVENATTRANNGKIISTKMIEGFSSLEEKISTTNNLIEDVSNAAKEQNLGMTQIADAMNQLDKFTQENAAIADQTNDIAKGTNNIALDVVKNVNINEFDGKNS